In Amycolatopsis sp. FBCC-B4732, the genomic stretch TGCCCCCGCTGCTGATCGCCGTCGGCGGCCTGCCCGCGACCGGCAAGACCACCGTCGCCGCGGAGCTGGCCCGCCGCACCGGTTTCGCGTTCCTGCGCGTCGACACGATCGAACAGGCCATCGTCCGTTCGTCACCGCTCGCGCAGCCGCTCGGGCCGGTCGGCTACGTCGTCGCCCAGGACGTCGCGGCCGACCTGCTCCGCACCGGCGTGAGCGTGATCGCCGAGTGCGTGAACCCGCTCGCGGTGACCCGCGACGCGTGGCGCGCGGCCGGGCTCCGGGCCGGCGCCCGGGTGCTCGAAGCCGAGATCGTCTGCTCCGATCCCGCGGAACACCGGCGCCGCGCGGAAACCCGCGACGTCGGCATCGCGGACCTGGTTCCACCGACGTGGCAGCAGATCGTGAACCGCGAGTACGAGCCGTGGACGCGCGAGCGCCTCGTCGTCGACACCGCGCGGCTGCCGGTCGGCGAGGCGGTGGCGGTCATCGAATCGGCTGCGCTGCCGCGTCGTTGACGTTCTCCAGGCGGCGGCCCGTGGTGCGCGGGCCGAAGACCGCGATGTCCACCGCGACCACCACCAGCGCCCCCGCGACGACCGGGAACAGCGTGGTCGGGCCGTGCGAGCTCAGCAGCGGGACCAGGACGAACGGCATCGCGCCGCTGGCCAGGCGCGAGAGCGAGTACGTGCCGCTGGACGCCGTGGAACGCAGCGCCGTCGGGAAGATTTCGGCCTGGTAGATGTGGAACGCGTTC encodes the following:
- a CDS encoding AAA family ATPase produces the protein MPPLLIAVGGLPATGKTTVAAELARRTGFAFLRVDTIEQAIVRSSPLAQPLGPVGYVVAQDVAADLLRTGVSVIAECVNPLAVTRDAWRAAGLRAGARVLEAEIVCSDPAEHRRRAETRDVGIADLVPPTWQQIVNREYEPWTRERLVVDTARLPVGEAVAVIESAALPRR